The genomic region CAGAATCAAAGCACATCAAAATCAATATGCTGTCAGCCCTTTCTAATAGAGGGAAGCTGAGATTCATGCTTTACAAAGACAATATGAACAGCGACAAGCTAATTGATTTTATGCGTCGCTTGGTTCACGAAAGTAAGAAAAAAGTGTTCTTGATTCTGGACAATTTACGTGTCCACCATTCTACAAAGGTCGCCAAGTGGCTCGAAAAGCACAAGGCAGAGATCGAAGTATTTTACTTGCCGCCGTATGCTCCAGAATACAACCCGGACGAACTCCTCAACAGTGATTTGAAGCGAGGAATTGGCAAGTGTTCAAGTCCAAATTCCGAGGAAGAACTAGAGCATAACGTGCGTTCACACTTGAAATCCGTGCAGCTACTTCCCGAAAAGATCAAAGGGTTTTTCGGTTCAAAGACTACCAGTTACGCTGCATAAACTGCGCAAGGTTTAATCGGGGGGAGCAATATCTTACAACAATAAGCAGTCTTAAAAGTTAAAATCTGCGCCGCTGTTCCTGGTTGATCAATATGCTGTCAGTGAATTTCGCCTTAACGATACTCAATACTTAGTGAAGATCTATTCTTCATGAAACAAGAATTTATTTCTTGTTGCTTTTTTTTTCGATGTCAGGTATAATTAGGGAAAGGAGCGAATTATGCCGACACTAAGCGTATTTTTTGGAATAATCATCACTATGTATAGGGAAATAGGCGGAAAACACAATCTGCCACACTTTCATGCCCAATACCAAGATTTTGAAGCGGCGGTATCTTTTGATGGAGAAGTACTTGAGGGTGCGCTTCCTCCCAATAAATTGAAATTGGTTTTAGCTTGGACAGAAATCCATAAAGAAGATTTAAAAGCAAATTGGATTTTATTGGAAAAAGGAATTCAGACATTCCGCATTGAACCGCTCAGGTAAGGAGGATTTTCATGTTACAACCAAAAATATTATCCGCCAGTCCCCTTGATCAATTCAGACTGTATCTGGTTTATGAAAACGGGGAAAACCGGATTTTTGATGTATCCCCGTATATTTCCGGCGAATGGTTTGGACGACTTGCAGATCGGCAGTATTTTAAAACTGCACACTTAAACGGCGTGACGGTGGAGTGGGCCGACGGACAGGATATTGCTCCCCATGAGTTGTACGAATTGTCTAAGCTTGTAGAAGTCAAGGCTACCACATGACCGCGGGTTTACCCCCCCACCCACGCAACTCCCGGCAGCTTCGCTGCCAGTCTCGGCTGTGGCTCACTTCGTCCGCTGGCGCCGAGGCATCGTGGTCTTCCTAACATTTGCTACGGACTACGTCCTTGCAAGCGTAAGAAGCCACGAACCCCCTTCTAAGAAGGGGGCTGCGGCCACCGTACAAGGCGGCTTACCTTACAACGAGAAGCAGTCATTAAAGTCAAAATCTGCGCTGAATTTGCGCAGATTTTTTTCAAAAAGACGAAATTCCTCAGAATCTCCCCTTCGCAAGGGGAGACGTCGGCCGCAGGGCCGACAGAGAGGTCGGGGCAAGCGGGACGAGTAGCTTCCGTTCAACAAATTGATACTCGTTTTCACGATTACCCCTTTATGCCATCCCCGCAAAAACAATATGACTTTTTTGCGTTCTGACGGTTAAATATCACACAAATCGTACAAGAAATCTCCAAAAAAACTTGACACCGTACACAATCCGTCTTATAATAGTAATGAATACAAAAGCGCGGGCTGCAAGCCCCGGAACAATTTATAAGGAGGAGACTTCATGATAGAAGGAAGCGCGGACATCGCTTTGTCGGCAAAATTGTGTTATGGCATGGTAGGCGGCGGTCAGGGCGCCTTTATCGGCGACGTGCATCGCAAGGCAATCGCCCTTGACGGCCTGGCGGAAATCAAGGCGGGTTGTTTCTCCCGCTCGGTGGAAAACACCCTCGCAACCGGCGCGGCTCTGGGCATCGCCCCCGAACGGCTCTACAAGACCTATGAGGAAATGGCCGAAGGCGAGGCCAAAAGGCTCGACAAAATCGACTTTGTCGTCATCGTGACGCCCAATGTGAGCCATTATCCGGCGGCTAAGGCTTTCCTGAGCAAGGGCATCGCCGTCGTGTGCGACAAACCCCTGACTTTTGAGGCGGCCGAAGCCGAAGAACTGGCCGCGTTGGCCAAAAAGAACAAGCTGCTCTTTGCGGTGACCTATACCTATACGGGCTATCCGGCCGTAAAGCAGGCCAAAGAGCTGATCAAAAAAGGCGAAATCGGCGCGATCCGCTTCGTGAACGCCGAATATCCCCAGGAATGGCTTATGGACGAGGCGGAAAAACAGGGGAACAAGCAGGCCGAATGGCGGACGAATCCGGCCATATCCGGCAAATCCAACTGCGTGGGCGATATCGGCTCCCACGTGGAAAATCTCGTTTCCTATAT from Fusobacteriaceae bacterium harbors:
- a CDS encoding IS630 family transposase, which gives rise to ESKHIKINMLSALSNRGKLRFMLYKDNMNSDKLIDFMRRLVHESKKKVFLILDNLRVHHSTKVAKWLEKHKAEIEVFYLPPYAPEYNPDELLNSDLKRGIGKCSSPNSEEELEHNVRSHLKSVQLLPEKIKGFFGSKTTSYAA
- a CDS encoding DUF2442 domain-containing protein, translated to MLQPKILSASPLDQFRLYLVYENGENRIFDVSPYISGEWFGRLADRQYFKTAHLNGVTVEWADGQDIAPHELYELSKLVEVKATT
- a CDS encoding DUF4160 domain-containing protein — protein: MPTLSVFFGIIITMYREIGGKHNLPHFHAQYQDFEAAVSFDGEVLEGALPPNKLKLVLAWTEIHKEDLKANWILLEKGIQTFRIEPLR
- a CDS encoding Gfo/Idh/MocA family oxidoreductase; translation: MIEGSADIALSAKLCYGMVGGGQGAFIGDVHRKAIALDGLAEIKAGCFSRSVENTLATGAALGIAPERLYKTYEEMAEGEAKRLDKIDFVVIVTPNVSHYPAAKAFLSKGIAVVCDKPLTFEAAEAEELAALAKKNKLLFAVTYTYTGYPAVKQAKELIKKGEIGAIRFVNAEYPQEWLMDEAEKQGNKQAEWRTNPAISGKSNCVGDIGSHVENLVSYITGLKIRSLCARLDIFVPGRKLDDNASILVDYEGGAKGLYWASQIAAGYDNALSVRVFGEKGTIEWKQEIPNYLKLYKPGQPCVTLSRGRDPFAPHAQSYSRIPSGHPEGYFEALANIYKTYISALAKQKAGGALTEGDLDFPDANAGAEGVKFIGKCVESSQKGATWVEF